A single Oncorhynchus kisutch isolate 150728-3 unplaced genomic scaffold, Okis_V2 scaffold4034, whole genome shotgun sequence DNA region contains:
- the LOC116352863 gene encoding NLR family CARD domain-containing protein 3-like gives EKIMTFVKNELKMFKRILSPELPEGFESQNQDKEVVDAEDEQQESSARKGALKITLHILRKMNQKELADTLEKCELAVICQRELKSSLKKKFQCVFEGIAKQGNPTLLNKIYTELYITEGGTGDVNNEHELRQIQTTTRKQARPETAIKCNDIFKPLTGQDKPIRTVLTKGVAGIGKTVSVQKFILDWAEGKANQDVQFVFSFPFRELNLMKEDKHTFIELLNHFSMETKQSGISNYNKYKILLIFDGLDECRLPLDFQKNKICWDVTESTSVDVLLTNLIKGHLLPSALLWITTRPAAANKIPSGCVDQVTEVRGFNDPQKEEYFRKRFSDEDLANRIISHIKTSRSLHIMCHIPVFCWISATVLEHMLKQKREEMPKTLTEMYTHLVEFHTKQKNEKYLGKEETGPHWNKESILSLGKLAFQQLVKGNLIFYEEDLKEAGIDVNEASVYSGLCTQLFKEECGLYQDKVYCFVHLSIQEFLAAVYVFLSFINNNENLMDELQTRSRNFSVRIKQRRKVTFYKSAVDKALQSETGNLDLFLRFLLGLSLESNQKHLQGLLTKTRSSSQSHEETVKYIKEKIGENLSPERSINLFHCLNELNDHSLVEEIQSYLRSGSFSEDELSPDQWSALVFVLLTSEQELDVFDLKKYSRSEEGLLRLLPVVKASRAALLSGCGVTEEGCASLVSALESNPSHLRELDLSNNDLKDSGVKLLSAGLENPHCKLTLDLNTVNRLLSLSEENRKVTCRREKLPYPDHPERFEDRRQVLCREGLTGRCYWEVEWSGIMGAVIGVTYKGISRRGGGKECWLGYNDKSWSLFCSDNSYIARHNNNPTTIDVPSSRSHRVGVYLDWPAGTLSFYRASSDTLTHLITFTSTFTEPLYPGFRVYDDSSVSLCQ, from the exons GTGAGCTTGCTGTGATTTGCCAACGTGAACTCAAATCTAGtctaaagaagaagtttcaatgtgtatttgaggggatcgctaaacaaggaaacccaacacttctcaataagatctacacagagctctacatcacagagggtggaacaggagatgtcaataatgaacatgagctgagacagattcagacaacaaccaggaaacaagcaagaccagagactgcaatcaaatgtaacgacatcttcaaacccttaactggacaagacaaacctatcagaactgtgctgacaaagggagtcgctggcattggaaaaacagtctctgtgcagaagttcattctggactgggctgaaggaaaagcaaatcaggatgtccaatttgtattttcattcccttttcgggagctgaatttgatgaaagaggacaaacacactttcattgaacttctcaatcacttctcaatggaaaccaaacaaTCAGGAATCTCCAACTACAACAAGTACAAAATTCTGCtcatctttgatggtctggatgagtgccgactgcccctagacttccagaagaacaagatctgttgggatgtcacagagtcaacctcagtggatgttctgctgacaaatctcatcaagggacatctgcttccctctgctctcctctggataactacccgacctgcagcagccaataagatcccttcagggtgtgttgaccaggtgacagaggtacgagggttcaatgacccacagaaggaggagtacttcaggaagagattcagtgatgaggacctggccaacagaatcatctcacacataaagacatcaaggagcctccacatcatgtgccacattccagtcttctgttggatttctgcaacagtccttgaacacatgctgaaacagaagagagaagagatgcccaagactctgactgagatgtacacacaccttgtggagtttcataccaaacagaagaatgaaaagtatcttgggaaagaagagacaggtccacactggaataaagagagcattctgtcactgggaaaactggcttttcaacagcttgtgaagggcaatctgattttctatgaagaagacctgaaagaggctggcattgatgtcaacgaagcctcagtgtactcaggattgtgcacacagctctttaaagaggaatgtgggctgtaccaggacaaggtgtactgctttgttcatctgagcattcaggagtttctggctgctgtatatgtgttcctctcattcatcaacaacaatgAGAATCTAATGGATGAACTGCAAACTAGATCCAGGAACTTTTCTGTGAGGATCAAACAAAGGCGTAAAGTTACTTTCTACAAGAGTGCTGTGGATAAAGCCTTACAAAGTGAGACGGGAAACCTGGAccttttcctccgcttccttctgggcctctcactggagtccaatcagaagcacttacAAGGTCTACTGACAAAGACAAGAAGCAGCTCACAGAGCCATGAAGAAACAGTGAAGTACATCAAGGAGAAGATCGGGGAGAATCTCTCTCCAGAGAGGagcatcaatctgttccactgtctgaatgaactgaatgaccattctctagtggaggagatccAAAGCTACCTGAGATCAGGAAGTTTCTCAGAAGATGAACTGTCACCTGATcagtggtcagctctggtctttgtgttgctgacttcagaacaggagctggatgtgtttgacctgaagaaatactccagatcagaggaaggtcttctgaggctgctgccagtggtcaaagcctccagagctgctct gctgtcaggctgtggagtcacagaggaaggctgtgcttctctggtctcagctctggagtcaaacccctcacacctgagagagctggacctgagtaacaatgatctgaaggattcaggagtgaagctgctctctgctggactggagaatccccactgtaaa ctcacactggacctaaacacagtaaacagactcctctctctgtctgaggagaacagaaaggtgacatgtAGGAGAGAGAAGCTgccgtatcctgatcacccagagagatttgaggacCGTAGACAagtgctgtgtagagagggtctgactgggcgctgttactgggaggtagagtggagtgggatAATGGGGGCTGTtataggagtgacatataaaggaatcagcaggagaggagggggtaaggaATGTTGGCTTGGATacaatgacaagtcctggagtctgttctgctctgacaaCAGTTACATTGCCAGGCACAACAATAATCCCACTACCATAGACGTCCCCTCCTCCAGAtcccacagagtaggagtgtatctggactggccagccggcactctgtccttctatagagcctcttctgacacactgacccacctgatcacattcacctctacattcactgagcccctctatccagggtttagGGTATATGATgactcctcagtgtccctgtgccagtga